One genomic window of Comamonas serinivorans includes the following:
- the arsC gene encoding arsenate reductase (glutaredoxin) (This arsenate reductase requires both glutathione and glutaredoxin to convert arsenate to arsenite, after which the efflux transporter formed by ArsA and ArsB can extrude the arsenite from the cell, providing resistance.), which translates to MTSVTLYHNPRCSTSRNALALLRERGIEPTIVEYLKTPLTRAQWQALAQATGEPAHALLRSKEPLYAELGLDRADVSEAAVLDALVAHPALFNRPVVQSERGARVARPIERLLEVLP; encoded by the coding sequence ATGACCTCTGTGACCCTGTACCACAACCCGCGCTGCAGCACCTCGCGCAATGCGCTGGCCTTGCTGCGCGAGCGCGGCATCGAGCCCACCATCGTCGAGTACCTGAAAACGCCGCTCACGCGGGCGCAATGGCAGGCCTTGGCGCAGGCCACGGGCGAGCCTGCGCACGCGCTGCTGCGCAGCAAAGAGCCGCTGTATGCCGAGCTGGGCCTGGACCGTGCGGACGTCAGCGAGGCGGCGGTGCTGGACGCGCTCGTGGCGCATCCGGCGCTGTTCAACCGCCCCGTCGTGCAGTCCGAGCGCGGGGCACGCGTGGCGCGGCCGATCGAGCGACTGCTCGAGGTGTTGCCCTGA
- a CDS encoding class II aldolase/adducin family protein yields MHTELSTSSVRAQVSAEEWQQRVNLAAAYRLVALHGWSDLVFTHLSARVPGPEHHFLINPYGMLFEEVTASSLVKIDLDGNKVMPSEYDINPAGFTIHSAIHAARDDAQAVFHVHTAAGVAVSAQAGGVLPISQQSIFVLPQLAYHDYEGVALRDDEKPRLVRDLGTKRFLMLRNHGTLTVANTVANAFSQLYTFERTCEIQVRAQAGGGPLIHISPDIIATSAEQARGATRGGGGNLAWPALLRKLDRIDPSYAD; encoded by the coding sequence ATCCACACCGAACTCAGCACCTCGTCGGTGCGCGCCCAGGTCAGCGCCGAGGAATGGCAACAGCGCGTCAACCTGGCGGCGGCCTACCGCCTGGTGGCCCTGCACGGCTGGTCCGACCTGGTGTTCACGCATCTGTCGGCACGCGTTCCGGGCCCCGAGCACCACTTCCTCATCAACCCCTACGGCATGCTGTTCGAGGAAGTGACGGCGTCCAGCCTGGTGAAAATCGACCTGGACGGCAACAAGGTGATGCCCTCCGAGTACGACATCAACCCCGCGGGTTTCACCATCCACAGCGCCATCCACGCCGCCCGCGACGACGCGCAAGCCGTGTTCCACGTGCACACGGCCGCCGGTGTTGCGGTGTCGGCCCAGGCTGGGGGCGTGCTGCCGATTTCGCAGCAGTCGATCTTCGTGCTGCCGCAGCTGGCCTACCACGACTACGAGGGCGTGGCCCTGCGCGACGACGAGAAGCCGCGCCTGGTGCGCGACCTGGGCACCAAGCGCTTCCTGATGCTGCGCAACCACGGCACGCTCACCGTGGCCAACACCGTGGCCAATGCCTTCAGCCAGCTCTACACCTTCGAGCGCACCTGCGAAATCCAGGTCCGCGCGCAGGCCGGCGGCGGCCCGCTGATCCACATCTCGCCCGACATCATCGCCACCAGCGCCGAGCAGGCCCGCGGCGCCACGCGTGGCGGCGGCGGCAACCTGGCCTGGCCGGCCCTGCTGCGCAAGCTCGACCGCATCGACCCCAGCTACGCCGATTGA
- a CDS encoding TetR family transcriptional regulator, which produces MARRTKEEAQETRTKLLDAAEHLFLKQGVSGTSLAQIAQAAGTTRGAIYWHFKDKGDLFNAMMDRITLPFEAAVESMMCSPDAIQAMRDHALLTMDQLSHDPQLQRVLTVAMMMVELVPEHLQIRERHEWASQRHIQRIAHAVREWAQCGAHPLNATPEQIANGFHSLVFGLMYQWLLTPTFDLQETSRCCLDAFLRGAGLGAVLNQR; this is translated from the coding sequence ATGGCTCGGCGAACAAAAGAAGAAGCACAGGAGACCCGGACAAAGCTGCTCGATGCAGCGGAACACCTGTTCCTGAAGCAAGGGGTCTCCGGCACTTCGCTGGCTCAAATCGCCCAAGCAGCCGGCACCACGCGCGGCGCCATCTATTGGCATTTCAAGGACAAGGGCGATCTCTTCAACGCCATGATGGATCGCATCACCCTGCCCTTCGAGGCCGCGGTCGAATCCATGATGTGCTCACCCGACGCCATCCAGGCCATGCGCGATCATGCCCTGCTCACCATGGACCAACTCAGCCACGACCCCCAGCTTCAGCGCGTGTTGACCGTGGCCATGATGATGGTGGAACTGGTGCCTGAACACCTGCAGATTCGCGAACGGCATGAGTGGGCTTCCCAGCGCCACATCCAGCGCATCGCGCACGCCGTGCGAGAGTGGGCGCAGTGCGGCGCTCATCCGCTGAATGCCACGCCCGAGCAGATCGCCAACGGCTTTCACAGCCTGGTGTTTGGCCTGATGTACCAGTGGCTGCTGACCCCCACGTTTGACCTGCAGGAAACCAGCCGCTGCTGCCTGGACGCCTTCCTGCGCGGCGCTGGCCTGGGGGCAGTTCTGAATCAGCGATAA
- a CDS encoding efflux RND transporter permease subunit, protein MSKFFIHRPIFAWVIAIFVIIAGIVSITQLPVAQFPSVAPPTINVTATYPGATSQAMDETVISLIEREMNGAAGLMYMESKSPAGGQGELTITFEPGTNPDLAQVDVQNRLARVLPRLPTVVQELGVQVDKSMSNFLMILTFETQSERVTRDDVADYVNRNILPEVQRLDGVGKAQLFAAGRAMRVWVDPAKLQGYGMSIASVNAAIRAQNQQISGGALGDVPSIPGTGVTATIVVPGQLSTPEAFGQVVLRANADGSTVRLKDVARVELGTETYAFNSRLNGKPAVALAVMLTSTANAMATAELVRDRMAELEPFLPEGVKWDAPYDTSKFVKISIEKVVHTLLEAIVLVVIVMLLFLQNLRYTLIPTLVVPIALLGTFAVMLALGMSINILAMFAMVLVIGIVVDDAIVVVENVERIMAEEGLPPKEATIKAMGQISGAVVGITVVLVSVFLPLAMFSGATGNIYRQFSLVMAVSIAFSGFFALTLTPALCATVLKPIPKGHAHDKKTGLLGPFYNWFNRKFAAGTKRYEGVMVKVIRRSFQTLVIYALVIAGVVFLFMRMPTGFLPTEDQGYVISLVQLPPGATQERTSNTMKEVEDYMLAQPEVANMVSIMGFSFAGTGQNMGLAFVMFKDWAERTAPGSDAQTFSNKAIGALMKVRDGFVYTLTPPSIPELGTSNGFSFRLQDRASKGHEALLAARNQLLGMAMQSPVLTDIRPDGVEDAPQWQIDINRDAVYAQQVNMGDLATTLATALGSSNSSDFPNDGYMQRVTIQADASRRMQPEDVMRLTVPNASGQLVELSTMVTAKWITGPMQLTRYNGYPSMNITGQAKPGYSSGEAMAEMEQLAAKLPEGFAFEWTGQSLDEKKAGSSAMILYAFSILAVFLCLAALYESWSIPLSVLLVLPLGVLGSLLGMTLRGMPNDIYFQVALITVIGLSAKNAILIVEFAKDLQAEGHSIVKSALTAAHLRFRPILMTSLAFILGVVPLYIASGASAASQREIGTGVFWGMLIGTFLTVFMVPVFFVVVRKLFAGKSSTQTVDNDDDNLDDNPHKGPSEVAIP, encoded by the coding sequence ATGTCGAAGTTTTTCATCCACCGACCCATTTTTGCCTGGGTGATCGCGATCTTCGTGATCATCGCGGGCATCGTGTCGATCACGCAGCTACCGGTGGCGCAGTTCCCTTCGGTGGCGCCACCCACCATCAACGTGACGGCGACATACCCTGGCGCGACCTCGCAGGCCATGGATGAAACCGTCATCTCGCTCATCGAGCGGGAGATGAACGGTGCAGCCGGGTTGATGTACATGGAGTCCAAGTCGCCCGCAGGCGGCCAGGGCGAACTCACCATCACCTTCGAGCCCGGCACCAACCCGGACCTGGCTCAGGTGGACGTGCAAAACCGCCTCGCGCGCGTGTTGCCGCGGTTGCCCACGGTGGTGCAGGAGTTGGGCGTGCAAGTGGACAAGTCCATGAGCAACTTCCTGATGATCCTCACCTTCGAGACGCAATCGGAGCGGGTGACGCGCGATGACGTGGCGGACTACGTCAACCGCAACATCCTCCCCGAAGTCCAGCGCCTGGACGGTGTGGGCAAGGCCCAGCTGTTCGCCGCTGGGCGCGCGATGCGGGTCTGGGTCGACCCGGCCAAGCTGCAGGGCTATGGCATGTCGATCGCTTCGGTCAACGCTGCCATCCGTGCGCAGAACCAGCAAATTTCCGGGGGCGCCCTGGGCGATGTGCCCAGCATCCCGGGCACCGGGGTGACGGCCACCATCGTGGTGCCTGGCCAGCTCAGCACGCCCGAAGCGTTTGGCCAAGTGGTGCTGCGTGCGAATGCCGATGGTTCCACCGTGCGTCTCAAGGACGTTGCGCGCGTGGAACTGGGGACCGAAACCTACGCATTCAACTCGCGCTTGAATGGCAAGCCGGCGGTGGCGCTGGCGGTGATGCTGACCTCGACCGCCAATGCCATGGCAACGGCTGAACTCGTGCGCGATCGCATGGCCGAGCTGGAGCCGTTCCTGCCCGAGGGCGTGAAATGGGATGCCCCGTACGACACCTCCAAGTTCGTCAAGATCTCGATCGAGAAGGTGGTGCACACCCTGTTGGAAGCCATCGTGCTGGTGGTGATCGTGATGCTGCTGTTCTTGCAGAACCTGCGCTACACGCTGATTCCCACGTTGGTGGTGCCCATTGCCCTGCTTGGCACCTTTGCCGTCATGCTGGCGCTGGGCATGTCCATCAACATCCTGGCGATGTTCGCCATGGTCCTGGTGATCGGCATCGTGGTGGACGATGCCATCGTGGTGGTCGAGAACGTTGAGCGCATCATGGCCGAAGAAGGCCTGCCTCCCAAAGAGGCCACCATCAAGGCCATGGGCCAGATCTCGGGTGCCGTGGTGGGCATCACCGTGGTGCTGGTGTCGGTGTTCCTGCCGCTGGCCATGTTCTCGGGCGCAACCGGCAACATCTACCGCCAGTTCTCGTTGGTGATGGCGGTCTCGATCGCGTTCTCGGGCTTCTTCGCCCTGACGCTGACGCCGGCCCTGTGCGCCACGGTGCTCAAGCCCATTCCCAAGGGCCATGCCCACGACAAGAAGACCGGTCTGCTCGGCCCGTTCTACAACTGGTTCAACCGCAAGTTTGCTGCCGGCACCAAACGCTATGAAGGCGTGATGGTCAAGGTGATTCGCCGTTCGTTCCAGACCCTGGTGATTTACGCCTTGGTCATTGCCGGCGTGGTGTTCCTGTTCATGCGCATGCCCACGGGCTTCTTGCCCACAGAAGATCAGGGCTACGTCATCTCGCTGGTGCAGCTGCCACCCGGCGCAACCCAGGAGCGCACCAGCAACACCATGAAGGAAGTCGAAGACTACATGCTGGCGCAGCCTGAGGTGGCCAACATGGTCAGCATCATGGGCTTCAGCTTTGCGGGCACGGGACAGAACATGGGTCTGGCCTTCGTGATGTTCAAAGATTGGGCGGAACGGACGGCGCCGGGCTCGGATGCGCAGACGTTCTCGAACAAGGCCATTGGCGCCCTGATGAAGGTGCGCGACGGCTTCGTCTACACGCTGACGCCGCCGTCCATTCCCGAACTGGGCACCAGCAACGGTTTTTCGTTCCGCTTGCAGGACCGTGCCAGCAAGGGGCATGAAGCCCTGCTGGCGGCGCGCAATCAGCTGCTGGGCATGGCCATGCAAAGTCCCGTGCTGACCGACATCCGTCCTGACGGTGTGGAAGATGCGCCGCAATGGCAGATCGACATCAACCGTGACGCGGTGTACGCGCAGCAGGTCAACATGGGGGATCTTGCGACCACCCTGGCGACGGCGCTGGGTTCGTCCAATTCGAGCGATTTCCCCAACGACGGCTACATGCAGCGGGTCACCATCCAGGCCGATGCCAGCCGGCGCATGCAGCCCGAAGATGTGATGCGCCTGACGGTGCCCAACGCAAGCGGCCAGTTGGTCGAGCTGTCCACCATGGTCACGGCCAAGTGGATCACGGGGCCGATGCAGTTGACCCGCTACAACGGCTACCCGTCCATGAACATCACGGGCCAGGCCAAACCGGGCTACAGCTCGGGTGAAGCCATGGCCGAGATGGAACAGCTGGCGGCCAAGCTGCCCGAAGGTTTTGCCTTCGAATGGACGGGCCAGTCGCTGGATGAAAAGAAGGCGGGCTCCTCGGCCATGATCCTCTACGCCTTCTCGATCCTGGCGGTGTTCCTGTGCCTGGCGGCTTTGTACGAGAGCTGGAGCATCCCGCTGTCGGTGCTGCTGGTGTTGCCCCTGGGGGTGCTGGGCTCGCTGCTCGGCATGACCCTGCGCGGCATGCCCAACGACATCTACTTCCAGGTGGCTTTGATCACGGTGATTGGCTTGTCGGCCAAGAACGCCATCCTGATCGTGGAGTTTGCGAAGGACCTGCAAGCCGAGGGACACAGCATCGTGAAGTCGGCACTGACCGCCGCGCACCTGCGATTCCGTCCCATCCTCATGACATCCCTGGCCTTCATCCTGGGGGTGGTGCCGCTGTACATCGCGTCGGGGGCCAGTGCGGCCAGCCAGCGCGAGATCGGCACCGGGGTGTTCTGGGGCATGTTGATCGGCACCTTCCTCACGGTGTTCATGGTGCCGGTGTTCTTCGTGGTCGTGCGCAAGCTCTTTGCTGGCAAGTCCAGCACACAGACTGTGGACAACGATGACGACAATCTGGACGACAACCCACACAAAGGACCTTCGGAGGTCGCGATCCCATGA
- a CDS encoding DUF2946 family protein produces the protein MDDIVKQAMAKWPNVPDCHGWLGLDARGDWYLRDAQAQAQGAFTSGRPGAKGDVIRLTKLIEFIGRNYDRDARGCWSFQNGPQRVFVELEAAPWVLRLSRDEAGRFTVHTHTGRAVQAQAPLIDEHGQAYLHTDAGLGLVHTLDMHVLADALEAGHWPEPEALTQAELGPRFGFVASPQALASDAA, from the coding sequence ATGGATGACATCGTCAAACAAGCCATGGCCAAGTGGCCCAATGTGCCCGACTGCCACGGCTGGCTGGGCCTGGATGCACGCGGCGACTGGTACCTGCGTGACGCGCAGGCCCAGGCTCAGGGCGCCTTCACCAGCGGCCGCCCTGGCGCCAAGGGCGACGTGATTCGCCTGACCAAGCTCATCGAGTTCATCGGCCGCAATTACGACCGCGATGCGCGCGGCTGCTGGTCGTTCCAGAACGGGCCGCAGCGCGTGTTCGTCGAACTCGAGGCCGCTCCCTGGGTGCTGCGGCTGAGCCGCGACGAGGCCGGCCGGTTCACGGTGCACACCCACACCGGTCGTGCCGTGCAGGCGCAGGCGCCCCTCATCGATGAGCACGGCCAGGCCTACCTCCACACCGACGCCGGGTTGGGCCTGGTGCACACCCTGGACATGCACGTGCTGGCCGACGCACTGGAAGCGGGCCATTGGCCCGAGCCCGAAGCCCTGACCCAGGCCGAGCTGGGCCCACGCTTCGGCTTTGTGGCCAGCCCGCAGGCTCTGGCCTCAGACGCGGCCTGA
- a CDS encoding c-type cytochrome produces the protein MSETPAVNEEAHTGPIHTPRQMLWASVFGFVLPVLIIVGLVAYVTSAPSPSSVERNEDAQVKARIAKVGEVKLGVDPALRPQLSGEEVYKAQCATCHAAGLAGAPKFGDAAAWSARLGQAFNVLVEHAVKGKGAMAPQGGGDFTDYEIARAVAYMANHAGGKFDEPKPPAAPASGAASGATASAAASAPATTPAPAAEAASVAASAPPAAAVTEPAAAAAPAAAVSADAGKKLYDQICVACHVAGVAGAPKLGDKAAWQPRLAQGVDALTAHVIAGKGAMPPRGGANASDAEIHAAVEYMVNASK, from the coding sequence ATGAGCGAAACCCCCGCAGTCAACGAGGAAGCCCACACAGGTCCCATTCACACCCCGCGGCAGATGCTGTGGGCCAGCGTTTTCGGCTTCGTCTTGCCTGTGCTCATCATCGTGGGCCTGGTGGCGTACGTCACATCGGCGCCGTCGCCGTCCAGCGTCGAGCGCAACGAGGACGCGCAGGTCAAGGCCCGCATCGCCAAAGTGGGCGAAGTCAAGCTCGGTGTCGATCCCGCCTTGCGGCCGCAGTTGAGCGGCGAAGAGGTCTACAAGGCCCAGTGCGCCACCTGCCATGCGGCCGGCTTGGCCGGCGCGCCCAAGTTCGGGGACGCGGCGGCCTGGAGTGCGCGCCTGGGACAGGCCTTCAACGTGTTGGTCGAGCATGCGGTGAAGGGCAAGGGCGCCATGGCGCCTCAGGGCGGCGGCGATTTCACCGATTACGAAATTGCGCGTGCCGTGGCCTACATGGCCAACCACGCGGGTGGCAAGTTCGACGAGCCCAAGCCGCCGGCAGCGCCCGCCAGTGGCGCGGCCAGCGGAGCGACCGCATCCGCCGCGGCCAGCGCACCTGCGACCACACCGGCTCCCGCCGCAGAGGCCGCGTCTGTCGCCGCCTCCGCGCCGCCTGCAGCCGCAGTGACCGAGCCCGCTGCCGCCGCGGCGCCGGCTGCGGCGGTCAGTGCCGATGCTGGCAAAAAGCTCTACGACCAGATCTGCGTGGCCTGCCACGTCGCGGGGGTGGCAGGCGCCCCCAAGCTGGGCGACAAGGCCGCTTGGCAGCCCCGCCTGGCCCAAGGCGTCGATGCGCTCACGGCCCACGTGATCGCGGGCAAGGGGGCCATGCCGCCCCGCGGTGGCGCCAATGCCTCGGATGCCGAAATCCATGCTGCGGTGGAGTACATGGTCAACGCGTCCAAGTGA
- a CDS encoding efflux transporter outer membrane subunit: protein MRMNREGLQPWRLKPVVGAALTALALTGCSLAPKYERPAAPVATQWPASAGAVTASQAAAADLAWQDFVTDPQLRELIGKALHNNRDLRMAIQSIEQARAQYQITRANQLPTVGLSGSGTRQRPGSTYALGGPLVADSYSLGVGISDWEIDFFGRLQSLKDAALAQYLATEEARKAAQISLVANIASTWLTLKTDTDLLVLAERTMLTRKQSFDLTKLRFDNGVSSALDMRQAESLLSTAEAARAAQTRARALDINLLTLLVGEPIPDTLIPAVPTVEPLPASGDLTQANAAPTLPDNRAQFLPIPEGLPSDLLIRRPDIRQAEQQLIAANANIGAARAAFFPRISLTASLGRISSDFEGLFGGGSSGLKSWSFGPTISLPIFDGGRNRANLEVSQATRDIAVSSYEKAIQTAFREVADALASRSALADQAAALQRQADAERDRFRLADLRYRNGVANYLDMLDAQRSLFATEQELAQVQLARQQNEVLLYKALGGGWGPQDEAAAREAAGQPVSREATANAR from the coding sequence ATGCGCATGAACCGTGAGGGGCTTCAGCCCTGGCGGTTGAAACCCGTGGTGGGCGCTGCGCTGACGGCGCTCGCACTCACCGGGTGCTCCCTGGCACCCAAGTACGAACGCCCTGCGGCGCCCGTGGCCACCCAGTGGCCCGCTTCGGCGGGCGCGGTGACGGCGTCGCAGGCTGCAGCGGCCGATCTGGCCTGGCAGGACTTCGTCACCGACCCGCAATTGCGCGAGTTGATTGGCAAGGCCCTGCACAACAACCGTGACCTGCGCATGGCGATTCAGTCCATCGAGCAGGCCCGTGCCCAGTACCAGATCACCCGTGCCAACCAGTTGCCCACCGTGGGTCTGAGCGGCAGCGGGACCCGGCAACGGCCCGGCAGCACGTACGCCCTGGGCGGGCCGCTGGTCGCAGACAGCTACTCCCTCGGGGTGGGCATCAGCGATTGGGAGATCGACTTCTTCGGCCGCCTGCAGTCCCTCAAGGATGCGGCGCTGGCGCAGTACCTGGCCACCGAAGAGGCGCGCAAGGCGGCTCAGATCAGCCTGGTGGCCAACATCGCCAGCACGTGGCTCACGCTCAAGACCGACACCGACCTGCTGGTGCTGGCCGAGCGCACCATGCTCACGCGCAAGCAGTCGTTCGACCTGACCAAGCTGCGTTTCGACAACGGCGTGTCGTCGGCCCTGGACATGCGCCAGGCCGAGTCGCTGCTCAGCACGGCCGAGGCGGCGCGTGCAGCCCAGACCCGGGCGCGCGCGCTGGACATCAACCTGCTGACGCTGTTGGTGGGGGAGCCCATTCCGGACACGCTGATCCCTGCGGTGCCAACGGTCGAGCCTTTGCCGGCCAGCGGCGACCTGACGCAGGCCAACGCGGCGCCCACGCTGCCCGACAACCGCGCGCAGTTCCTGCCGATCCCCGAGGGCCTGCCTTCCGATCTGCTGATTCGCCGACCCGACATCCGACAGGCCGAGCAGCAGCTGATCGCAGCGAACGCCAACATCGGTGCGGCGCGTGCGGCCTTTTTCCCGCGCATTTCGCTGACGGCCAGCCTGGGTCGCATCAGCAGCGATTTCGAAGGGCTGTTCGGCGGCGGCAGTTCGGGGCTGAAGTCCTGGAGTTTCGGGCCCACGATCAGCCTTCCGATCTTCGATGGGGGGCGCAACCGCGCCAACCTGGAGGTCAGCCAGGCCACGCGTGACATCGCCGTGTCCAGCTACGAGAAGGCCATCCAGACCGCCTTCCGCGAAGTGGCCGATGCCCTGGCCAGCCGCAGCGCCCTGGCCGATCAGGCCGCGGCCCTCCAGCGCCAGGCCGATGCCGAACGCGATCGCTTCCGGCTGGCCGACCTGCGCTACCGCAATGGCGTGGCCAACTACCTGGACATGCTCGACGCCCAACGCTCGTTGTTCGCCACCGAGCAGGAACTCGCCCAGGTGCAATTGGCTCGGCAGCAGAACGAGGTGTTGCTGTACAAGGCCCTCGGGGGCGGCTGGGGTCCGCAGGACGAAGCCGCTGCCCGCGAGGCAGCCGGTCAGCCGGTGTCGCGCGAGGCCACGGCCAACGCCCGCTAA
- a CDS encoding efflux RND transporter periplasmic adaptor subunit, translating into MTRPDASNVPVGKRSLQLAILPLALAIAMGLAACGQKDEKPQGPPPPPEVGVVTAEPTTVGLVSDLPGRLESSRVAEVRARASGIVLKRVFREGSDVKAGQVLYEIDPAPYKAALQNAEASLAQAQATLAQASSTAARYRPLVQANAVSKQEYDVAVANEKQARAQVSAGKAAVDTARINLGYATVTAPISGRIGRSQVTEGALVGQTDQTPLATIQQVNPLYVNLTQSASEVLALRSQLADGKLASAGADAAKVKILAEDGKPYPHEGKLLFSDLTVDPGTGQVSVRAEVANPDGMLLPGMYVRVRIEQAQIENAILLPQQAVTRGAQDTVMIIGDDGSVTPRTVTVSGQKDGQWIVVDGLKTGEKVMVDGFMKLQMGTKTVKPVPWAKGGGANPAASGASAPASAASK; encoded by the coding sequence ATGACAAGACCAGATGCCTCGAATGTGCCTGTGGGCAAGCGTTCGCTTCAGTTGGCAATCCTGCCGTTGGCGCTTGCCATCGCCATGGGCCTGGCAGCTTGCGGACAAAAAGACGAAAAGCCACAAGGTCCGCCGCCGCCGCCCGAGGTGGGTGTGGTCACGGCCGAACCCACCACGGTGGGTTTGGTCAGCGACTTGCCCGGCCGCCTCGAATCTTCGCGCGTGGCGGAAGTCCGTGCGCGCGCCAGCGGCATCGTGCTCAAACGGGTGTTCCGTGAAGGCAGCGATGTGAAGGCTGGCCAGGTGCTGTACGAAATCGATCCCGCGCCCTACAAGGCTGCTCTGCAGAACGCCGAAGCCTCGCTGGCGCAGGCGCAGGCCACCTTGGCGCAGGCATCGTCGACTGCGGCGCGTTATCGCCCCTTGGTGCAGGCCAATGCCGTCAGCAAGCAGGAATACGACGTCGCCGTGGCCAACGAGAAGCAGGCGCGTGCGCAGGTGTCGGCAGGCAAGGCCGCCGTAGACACGGCCCGCATCAACCTGGGGTATGCCACGGTGACGGCGCCCATCTCGGGCCGCATTGGGCGCTCCCAGGTGACGGAAGGGGCGTTGGTGGGGCAGACCGATCAGACCCCGCTGGCAACCATCCAACAGGTCAACCCGCTGTACGTGAACCTCACGCAATCGGCCAGCGAGGTCTTGGCCTTGCGCAGCCAGTTGGCCGATGGGAAGCTGGCCAGCGCAGGGGCGGATGCGGCCAAGGTCAAGATCTTGGCCGAAGACGGCAAGCCTTACCCCCATGAAGGCAAGCTGCTGTTCTCCGACCTGACGGTGGACCCGGGGACGGGGCAGGTGAGCGTGCGCGCCGAGGTGGCCAACCCCGATGGCATGCTGTTGCCGGGCATGTATGTGCGGGTCCGCATCGAACAGGCCCAGATCGAGAACGCCATCCTGCTGCCGCAGCAGGCTGTCACGCGGGGTGCTCAGGACACCGTGATGATCATTGGCGACGACGGGTCGGTGACGCCTCGCACGGTCACCGTCAGTGGTCAAAAAGACGGGCAATGGATCGTGGTCGATGGCCTCAAGACCGGTGAAAAAGTCATGGTCGATGGCTTCATGAAGCTGCAAATGGGCACGAAGACGGTCAAGCCGGTGCCTTGGGCCAAGGGCGGTGGGGCGAATCCGGCGGCGTCGGGTGCCTCGGCCCCGGCCTCGGCGGCCAGCAAATAA
- a CDS encoding GNAT family N-acetyltransferase → MSNVLPTPVMDWHAPITPGLPPQPVPQAPAAGPDGAVPLQVSWARHLDELRAAQRLRHRVFAQEMGATLDSPLPGHDIDAFDDYCEHLLVRDAERGEVIGTYRVLTPAQAARAGGLYSEGEFDLSPIAEWLPQAVEMGRSCVHADWRNGAVILALWAELAAFMSRNQLRVMLGCASVPMHWPGVARHGAAAAAIWHGLKDKHLTTPERRVRPHHPLPVHELQDPALAAAVEAPALIRGYLRMGARLLGPPAWDPHFNTADLPILLHIADLPPRYRRLLGMG, encoded by the coding sequence ATGAGCAACGTCCTCCCCACCCCTGTGATGGACTGGCATGCGCCCATCACGCCGGGTCTGCCTCCGCAGCCCGTTCCCCAAGCGCCTGCCGCCGGCCCGGACGGCGCGGTCCCGCTGCAGGTGAGCTGGGCCCGTCACCTCGATGAGCTGCGGGCCGCCCAGCGCCTGCGCCACCGCGTCTTTGCGCAGGAGATGGGCGCCACGCTCGACAGCCCCCTGCCCGGCCACGACATCGACGCCTTCGACGACTATTGCGAGCACCTGCTGGTGCGCGACGCCGAGCGCGGCGAGGTCATCGGCACCTACCGCGTGCTGACGCCGGCCCAGGCGGCGCGCGCGGGCGGCCTGTACAGCGAGGGCGAGTTCGACCTGAGCCCGATTGCCGAGTGGCTGCCGCAGGCCGTGGAAATGGGCCGCAGCTGCGTCCACGCCGACTGGCGCAACGGTGCCGTCATCCTGGCGCTATGGGCCGAGCTGGCGGCGTTCATGTCGCGCAACCAGCTGCGCGTGATGCTGGGCTGCGCCAGCGTGCCCATGCACTGGCCCGGCGTGGCCCGACACGGCGCGGCCGCCGCGGCCATCTGGCATGGCCTGAAAGACAAGCACCTGACCACGCCCGAGCGCCGGGTGCGACCCCACCACCCCCTGCCGGTGCACGAGCTGCAGGATCCGGCTCTGGCGGCCGCCGTCGAGGCGCCGGCCCTGATCCGCGGCTACCTGCGCATGGGCGCCCGGCTGCTGGGCCCGCCGGCCTGGGATCCGCACTTCAACACCGCCGATCTGCCCATCCTGCTGCACATCGCCGACCTGCCGCCCCGCTACCGCCGCCTGCTGGGCATGGGTTGA